A region of Salmo salar chromosome ssa17, Ssal_v3.1, whole genome shotgun sequence DNA encodes the following proteins:
- the nudt5 gene encoding ADP-sugar pyrophosphatase, producing MSSPPKPTTIPHIVKEEVIASGKWLKLEKTTYVDPVGNTRTWETTKRTTRQANAADGVGIIALLKRTLHKDCVVMVKQFRPPMGCYTLEFPAGLIDEDESAEIAALRELKEETGYKGEVVGVTPVTCLDPGLSNCTTQIVMVNINGDDLENTNPTQQLGDGEFVEVLLLPLDEFQREIDDLMKKEKIVVDSKVYIYGMGMSQAFFKPNELRVLKQ from the exons ATGAGCAGCCCTCCCAAACCGACAACCATACCTCACATTGTAAAAGAGGAG GTCATTGCATCTGGGAAATGGTTGAAACTTGAGAAGACCACCTATGTGGACCCTGTTGGAAACACAAG AACTTGGGAGACTACGAAAAGGACAACCAGACAGGCCAATGCAGCAGATG GTGTGGGGATCATCGCCCTTCTGAAGCGGACCCTCCACAAAGACTGCGTTGTCATGGTGAAGCAGTTCCGTCCACCAATGGGGTGCTATACCCTAGAGTTCCCTGCAG GTCTGATTGACGAGGATGAGAGTGCAGAGATTGCTGCTCTGCGAGAGCTGAAGGAGGAGACTGGTTACAAGGGGGAGGTGGTAGGAGTCACCCCAG TGACCTGCTTGGACCCTGGCCTCTCAAACTGCACCACACAGATCGTCATGGTTAACATCAATGGAGATGACCTCGAAAACACCAACCCCACACAGCAGCTGG GTGATGGAG AATTTGTTGAAGTTCTTCTTCTACCTCTTGATGAATTCCAGAGGGAAATTGATG ACCTGATGAAGAAGGAGAAGATTGTGGTGGACTCTAAAGTTTACATCTACGGCATGGGGATGTCCCAAGCCTTCTTTAAACCCAATGAACTCCGAGTGCTCAAACagtga
- the LOC106576208 gene encoding F-box DNA helicase 1-like: MFSPQNAETFHKTKGLNGELIPKMKEEPEDEKVDYLEGLTTDMFGDDKEFERCWSDPDPAFMNHHEEALPDAFYGLLGSSRGLSHSQGYMDVLPEEVLMLVLSLLPSEDLYCNVSLVCQRWRNIITQSLKEIDALKEINAILETHRIKKNDQESILHIVEFMAQYKPSQRVKPGAVLQSPAPSEYLSAMTTMLLAMRRTDINISNRWHYNIYVLHLMENALPTAITNQSGPVQVTHKQQQILNHDIHRDHVVKIMAFAGTGKTTTLIRYAQQRPHLHFLYMTFKMSVATQAQRCFPSNVDCRTVHSMAFGAVCLSVGIDHYQELKKLSSNVKPFSVAWVLPKGSGGFVNAKVVTLTLNAYMASANTHITPNHIPNTYKNTHGTVGFLAHYVKVGFQAHYVKVGFLARYFNVGFLAHYVNVGFLACYVKVGLLARYVNVGFLAHYVKDP; this comes from the exons ATGTTTAGTCCTCAGAATGCAGAAACCTTCCATAAAACAAAGGGACTCAATGGGGAGCTCATCCCCAAAATGAAGGAGGAACCTGAGGATGAGAAGGTGGACTATCTGGAGGGGCTGACAACGGACATGTTTGGGGACGACAAGGAGTTTGAGCGCTGTTGGTCAGATCCAGACCCAGCCTTTATGAATCACCATGAGGAGGCCCTGCCTGACGCCTTTTACGGCCTCTTGGGAAGCAGCAGGGGCCTGTCCCATTCCCAGGGTTACATGGACGTCCTCCCAGAGGAGGTGCTGATGCTGGTGTTGAGCCTCCTGCCCTCTGAAGACCTCTACTGTAACGTCAGCCTGGTCTGCCAACGCTGGAGGAACATTATCACCCAGTCACTG AAGGAGATTGACGCCTTGAAGGAGATCAACGCCATACTGGAAACTCATAGAATCAAAAAGAACGACCAGGAGAGCATCCTCCATATAGTCGA GTTCATGGCCCAGTATAAGCCCAGTCAGAGGGTGAAGCCTGGGGCAGTGTTACAGAGT CCAGCGCCATCAGAGTATCTCAGCGCCATGACAACCATGCTCCTCGCCATGAGGAGGACCGACATCAACATCAGCAACAG GTGGCACTACAACATCTACGTCCTTCACCTGATGGAGAACGCCCTGCCCACAGCAATAACCAATCAGAGTGG TCCGGTTCAGGTCACCCACAAACAGCAGCAGATCCTCAACCACGACATCCATAGAGACCACGTGGTCAAGATCATGGCCTTCGCAG GCACAGGGAAGACCACCACCCTAATTCGATACGCTCAGCAGAGGCCACACCTCCACTTCCTCTACATGACCTTCAAGATGTCTGTGGCCACCCAGGCCCAGCGCTGTTTCCCCAGCAACGTGGACTGCAGGACGGTCCACTCCATGGCTTTTGGggctgtctgcttgtctgtcggTATAGACCA TTACCAGGAGTTGAAGAAGTTGTCTAGTAACGTGAAGCCCTTCTCTGTGGCCTGGGTGCTGCCTAAGGGCAGCGGGGGCTTCGTCAACGCCAAGGTGGTCACCCTGACTCTCAATGCCTACATGGCCTCGgccaacacacacatcacccccAACCACATCCCAAACACGTACAAAAACACACATGGCACA GTTGGTTTCCTGGCCCACTACGTTAAGGTTGGCTTCCAGGCCCACTATGTTAAGGTTGGCTTCCTGGCCCGCTATTTTAACGTTGGTTTCCTGGCCCACTACGTTAACGTTGGTTTCCTGGCCTGCTACGTTAAGGTTGGCCTCCTGGCCCGCTACGTTAACGTTGGCTTCCTGGCCCACTATGTTAAA